A region from the Cellvibrio sp. PSBB006 genome encodes:
- a CDS encoding di-heme-cytochrome C peroxidase, translating into MRNMIRFISLMSLMTLMLSGCTSLSQDVFDTHRKALLLPEDTLGDQASRVVYPEQNWDPDDSLWFYNTAQGSHLLPYNIFLHLEQANSQSLFRASDNMDRLRYLVQKPSRANPDGLPLGWVKERYQGKEYVGLTCAACHTGQVNYQGVAIRIDGGPTLSDMDKLLNELAAALEATTKDPEKFKRLAARLLDKATPEDQQALLDEVKHLEQNLRRYNTANASYADAQPVPYGYGRLDAFGRIYNRVFAHLTPGVENTNPANAPVSYPQLWDTPQHDFVQWNGVGDNEGDGTLSRNVGQAIGVFATLDLQRLPADAGYRSSVNIRNVQRLEIHLEKLWSPSWQELANKNILPPINRELAEKGAAVYTEYQCHTCHALIDRTDPNRRITAHFASLQPLNTDPAMAHNALHYAGKSGYLEGQVSLKPPARVFAAQVSALAAVRDVTEGVIRAAQAEETEQNEGTADHTTWRSSVQIQSTRRLLDFEYVDKTNPQTLMAYKARPLNGIWATAPYLHNGSVANLYELFLPSCSDAEIAAGKVCRANQFTLGSRELDPVKVGLVQRDPQTYPNVFVLDTRLPGNANKGHEYAAGVTPVAVFDEQGQLIKDAEGKVVMRKLPPINDEKRKALVEFLKTL; encoded by the coding sequence ATGAGAAACATGATTCGTTTTATATCTCTGATGTCACTAATGACGCTGATGCTGTCTGGTTGTACATCTCTCTCCCAGGATGTTTTTGACACACACCGCAAAGCCTTGTTGTTACCCGAAGACACCTTGGGCGACCAGGCATCGCGCGTGGTGTATCCCGAGCAAAACTGGGACCCCGACGACAGCTTGTGGTTCTATAATACGGCCCAAGGCTCTCACCTCCTGCCCTACAACATTTTCCTGCATCTGGAACAAGCGAATAGCCAGTCATTGTTTCGTGCCAGCGATAACATGGACCGTTTGCGCTACCTTGTTCAAAAGCCCTCACGCGCTAACCCTGATGGTTTACCGCTGGGCTGGGTCAAGGAAAGATATCAGGGCAAGGAATATGTTGGCCTGACTTGCGCAGCCTGTCACACCGGCCAGGTTAATTATCAGGGTGTTGCGATTCGGATTGATGGAGGACCAACGCTGTCGGATATGGACAAGTTGTTAAACGAACTGGCAGCAGCACTGGAGGCCACCACCAAAGATCCGGAAAAATTCAAGCGCCTCGCCGCCAGGCTTCTCGATAAAGCTACGCCTGAAGATCAGCAGGCGCTGCTCGATGAAGTGAAACACCTGGAACAAAACCTGCGCCGTTATAACACCGCTAACGCATCCTATGCCGACGCTCAACCGGTACCCTACGGCTACGGACGCCTCGATGCATTCGGGCGGATCTACAACCGGGTTTTCGCCCATCTCACACCCGGTGTGGAAAACACCAACCCCGCCAACGCACCGGTCAGTTATCCGCAATTATGGGATACACCCCAGCATGATTTTGTGCAATGGAACGGTGTCGGTGATAACGAGGGTGACGGCACCTTGTCGCGCAATGTGGGACAAGCCATCGGTGTGTTTGCCACTTTAGATTTACAGCGTTTGCCCGCCGATGCCGGCTACCGCTCTTCCGTCAACATCCGCAATGTGCAGCGGCTGGAAATCCACCTGGAAAAACTCTGGTCACCCAGTTGGCAAGAACTCGCCAATAAAAATATTCTGCCGCCGATCAATCGTGAGCTGGCAGAAAAAGGCGCTGCGGTTTACACCGAATACCAGTGCCATACCTGCCACGCATTGATTGATCGCACTGACCCGAATCGACGCATCACTGCGCACTTCGCCAGTCTGCAACCCTTGAATACAGATCCCGCCATGGCTCACAACGCTTTGCATTACGCGGGCAAGAGCGGTTACCTCGAAGGCCAGGTTTCACTCAAACCACCAGCCAGGGTTTTTGCGGCACAGGTATCGGCCCTGGCCGCTGTGCGCGATGTGACCGAAGGGGTTATACGTGCAGCGCAAGCGGAAGAAACAGAACAGAATGAGGGTACGGCTGACCACACTACCTGGCGTTCCAGCGTGCAGATTCAATCCACCCGTCGATTGCTGGACTTCGAGTATGTCGATAAAACCAACCCTCAAACCCTGATGGCCTACAAGGCTCGTCCCTTGAATGGCATCTGGGCAACAGCGCCATATCTGCACAACGGTTCTGTAGCCAATCTTTATGAACTGTTTCTACCAAGCTGCAGTGATGCCGAGATTGCTGCTGGAAAAGTATGCCGAGCCAATCAATTTACCCTGGGCTCACGAGAACTTGACCCGGTTAAAGTAGGACTTGTGCAACGCGATCCGCAAACTTATCCCAATGTATTTGTGCTGGACACGCGCTTACCAGGCAACGCCAACAAAGGTCATGAATACGCTGCGGGCGTTACACCGGTTGCCGTTTTCGATGAGCAGGGTCAATTGATTAAAGATGCCGAAGGCAAGGTGGTGATGCGTAAACTTCCGCCCATCAACGATGAAAAACGCAAAGCGTTGGTTGAGTTTTTAAAGACATTGTAA
- the lnt gene encoding apolipoprotein N-acyltransferase, whose amino-acid sequence MTASPFALRLRALPNWLACILSLIAGALVPLSLAPFNLWPLGIGGMALLALLLEQGSLAQVFKRAWCFGVGLYGVGVSWIYMSIHNFGGASILLAGFLTLIFVFFMALMFSLPFYVYGRWFSRWRWSLVIAFPACWLLGECFRYWFLTGFPWLYSGYAHLHTPLSGWAPLVGVIGLGFICALTAGVLAQVIWQWRQPTLAWVGGLVVAAWISGFMLKEVSWTQLDDEPITVAMVQPNISQDIKWSAAFVEPTLDLLRTMTEDLWGNDWVIWPEAAIPLTYHQALPFLNEMNDRATASGAGLMTGIIYDNPHDDRYYNSIAGFGDAMGIYHKRRLVPFGEYVPLENWLRGLIHFFDLPTSIIAFGPMEQRGIQIDQVAVSPSVCYELVYPDLVAFSARDAQVLLTISNLGWFGDSIGPLQFMEMAQMRALETGRYLVYSTNNGSSAFIDEKGHIINFSNTFATETLTGTVYAAQGMTPFMRWGSLPLAILSLMLLIGVRVLRGKEPAVQASILDGINNGEG is encoded by the coding sequence ATGACGGCTTCACCTTTTGCATTGCGTCTTCGGGCCTTACCCAATTGGCTTGCCTGCATTCTGTCACTGATTGCCGGGGCACTGGTTCCGCTCAGTCTCGCGCCCTTCAATCTCTGGCCTCTGGGCATTGGCGGTATGGCGCTACTGGCGTTGTTACTTGAGCAGGGCTCGCTGGCACAAGTCTTTAAACGCGCCTGGTGTTTCGGGGTAGGATTATACGGGGTGGGGGTGTCATGGATTTACATGAGCATCCATAACTTCGGCGGGGCATCGATCTTGCTGGCCGGCTTTCTGACACTGATATTTGTTTTTTTTATGGCCCTGATGTTCAGCCTGCCGTTTTATGTATACGGACGCTGGTTCAGTCGCTGGCGCTGGAGTTTAGTGATTGCTTTCCCCGCCTGCTGGTTACTGGGCGAATGTTTTCGCTACTGGTTCTTAACCGGCTTCCCGTGGTTATACAGCGGTTATGCGCATCTGCATACGCCATTGTCGGGTTGGGCTCCCTTGGTCGGGGTGATCGGATTGGGCTTTATCTGTGCCCTTACGGCAGGTGTACTGGCCCAGGTAATCTGGCAGTGGCGGCAACCAACCCTGGCATGGGTGGGCGGTTTGGTGGTCGCAGCCTGGATCAGCGGTTTTATGCTGAAAGAAGTCTCCTGGACCCAACTGGATGACGAGCCAATCACAGTCGCCATGGTGCAGCCGAACATCTCCCAGGACATCAAATGGAGCGCTGCCTTTGTTGAGCCTACCCTGGATTTACTGCGCACCATGACGGAAGATCTTTGGGGAAATGATTGGGTTATCTGGCCTGAAGCGGCCATTCCCCTGACCTATCATCAGGCCCTGCCTTTCCTGAACGAAATGAATGATCGCGCCACCGCGTCTGGTGCGGGCCTGATGACCGGCATTATCTACGACAACCCACACGATGATCGCTACTACAACTCGATTGCCGGGTTCGGTGATGCCATGGGGATTTATCACAAGCGTCGTCTGGTGCCTTTTGGCGAATATGTACCCCTGGAAAACTGGCTGCGCGGTTTGATTCACTTTTTTGATTTGCCCACGTCCATTATTGCTTTTGGTCCGATGGAACAACGCGGTATTCAAATTGATCAGGTCGCTGTGTCGCCTTCAGTTTGCTATGAACTGGTGTACCCGGATCTAGTGGCATTCAGTGCGAGGGATGCTCAGGTATTGCTGACCATCAGTAACCTGGGCTGGTTTGGCGATTCCATTGGGCCGTTACAGTTTATGGAGATGGCGCAGATGCGTGCTCTGGAGACTGGTCGTTACCTGGTGTACAGCACCAACAACGGCAGCAGCGCCTTCATTGATGAAAAAGGCCACATCATCAACTTCAGCAACACCTTTGCTACCGAAACCTTGACTGGCACAGTCTACGCTGCCCAGGGAATGACACCCTTTATGCGTTGGGGCAGTTTGCCACTGGCAATCCTGAGCCTGATGTTACTGATTGGGGTGCGTGTTTTGCGCGGGAAAGAGCCCGCCGTACAGGCAAGCATCCTCGATGGGATTAATAATGGTGAAGGTTAG
- a CDS encoding HlyC/CorC family transporter, with protein MSDDPTSSSVQRQADRIEKQDRSWLDKLLHAFSAEPKSREELLDIIKDAANNQLLDQEALSIIEGAMDVSSLQAREIMVPRSQIVAVRIDDTPQEFLPKIIESGHSRFPVIGESADDIRGILLAKDLLRLLLDNQQEFNLENILRPANIIPESKRVNVLLREFREKRYHMALVIDEYGGISGLLTIEDILEEIVGDIEDETDEEVSDDFIKRVGETDYIIKALTPIEDFNEFFGSGLSEDDFDTIGGILMQEFGHLPKRNEVATIDNFQFRVLYADNRQIHLLRLTVNK; from the coding sequence ATGTCGGACGATCCCACGAGTAGCAGCGTTCAGCGCCAAGCGGACCGCATAGAAAAACAAGACCGGTCCTGGCTGGACAAACTGCTCCATGCCTTTAGCGCTGAACCTAAATCCCGCGAAGAATTACTGGACATCATCAAGGATGCCGCCAATAACCAGCTATTGGATCAGGAAGCCTTGAGTATTATTGAAGGGGCCATGGACGTGTCCTCCTTGCAGGCCCGTGAAATCATGGTGCCGCGCTCCCAAATCGTCGCCGTGCGGATTGACGATACACCCCAGGAATTTTTACCCAAGATCATTGAATCCGGTCACTCCCGCTTCCCGGTGATTGGCGAGTCGGCTGACGATATTCGCGGCATTCTGCTCGCCAAAGACCTGCTGCGGTTGCTGCTGGATAACCAGCAAGAGTTCAACCTGGAAAATATCCTGCGTCCAGCCAACATCATTCCCGAAAGCAAGCGCGTCAATGTGTTGCTGCGTGAGTTCCGCGAAAAGCGTTATCACATGGCGCTGGTGATCGATGAATACGGTGGTATCTCCGGTCTGCTGACCATTGAAGATATTCTGGAAGAAATTGTCGGCGATATTGAAGATGAAACCGATGAAGAAGTCAGCGATGACTTCATCAAGCGCGTCGGCGAAACGGACTACATCATCAAGGCACTCACCCCCATCGAAGACTTCAACGAGTTCTTTGGTTCAGGACTGAGCGAAGATGACTTCGATACCATCGGCGGTATTCTGATGCAGGAGTTTGGCCATCTACCCAAACGGAATGAAGTGGCGACTATCGACAACTTCCAGTTCCGCGTGCTCTATGCAGACAACCGACAAATACATCTGCTAAGGTTGACGGTCAACAAATAG
- the ybeY gene encoding rRNA maturation RNase YbeY, with protein sequence MTTHVDIDVASGSTHIPVTEHIEHWISTALTAVPDLDRPDTEVSVYIVDEPESQELNLRYRQQDKPTNVLSFPADIPPELNLPLLGDLVICAPVVEREAVEQHKTLEAHWAHMVVHGTLHLLGYDHITDPEAEEMESLETRILTEMGFPAPYEFHE encoded by the coding sequence ATGACCACCCACGTTGATATTGATGTTGCCAGCGGCAGCACACACATTCCTGTTACCGAGCATATCGAACACTGGATCAGCACTGCCCTGACGGCAGTGCCTGATCTGGACCGGCCGGACACCGAAGTCAGTGTTTACATTGTTGATGAGCCCGAAAGCCAGGAACTGAACCTGCGCTATCGCCAGCAAGACAAGCCTACTAATGTCCTCTCCTTCCCTGCCGACATTCCACCCGAGTTGAATTTACCTTTATTGGGGGATCTCGTCATCTGCGCCCCGGTCGTAGAACGTGAGGCGGTCGAGCAGCATAAAACCCTGGAAGCTCACTGGGCGCATATGGTGGTCCATGGGACCTTGCATTTATTGGGATATGACCATATAACCGACCCCGAGGCAGAGGAAATGGAGAGTCTGGAAACCCGAATTCTCACGGAAATGGGCTTCCCGGCACCTTACGAATTTCACGAATAA
- a CDS encoding PhoH family protein produces the protein MNSHVVTSPDAITRQLTLEPDDSRRLANLCGQFGQHLRQIEQRLNVEIRNRGNEFALVGETQPTQAAAELLRHLYRETDNVELTPDEIHLALQTSGIEALMEQLNTPYDAGTDTAHEQDNEDTSAGITLIRTKKCTIKPRGLNQQRYVRSVQDNDINFGVGPAGTGKTYLAVACAVEALLKDEVERILLVRPAVEAGEKLGFLPGDLAQKVDPYLRPLYDALFEMLGFETVGKLMERGVIEVAPLAFMRGRTLNNSFVILDESQNTTREQMKMFLTRIGFGTTAVITGDPTQIDLPRGQQSGLRHAIEVLENVAGISFTHFNSKDVVRHPLVQRIVEAYDQFEQKPGTTD, from the coding sequence ATGAATAGCCATGTAGTTACCAGCCCCGACGCTATCACCCGTCAATTGACCCTGGAACCGGATGATAGCCGACGTCTCGCCAACCTCTGCGGTCAGTTCGGCCAACACCTGCGCCAGATCGAACAACGCCTGAATGTGGAAATCCGTAACCGCGGCAATGAATTTGCCCTGGTCGGTGAAACACAACCCACCCAGGCCGCCGCCGAGTTATTACGCCACCTTTACCGAGAAACCGACAATGTCGAGCTGACGCCGGATGAGATCCATCTCGCCCTGCAAACTTCCGGCATAGAGGCCCTTATGGAACAACTGAACACCCCTTACGACGCTGGCACTGATACAGCCCATGAACAGGACAACGAAGATACCAGCGCCGGCATTACCCTGATTCGCACCAAAAAATGCACCATCAAGCCGCGCGGTTTGAATCAGCAGCGCTACGTGCGTTCAGTGCAGGACAATGACATTAACTTCGGCGTCGGACCGGCCGGTACCGGTAAAACCTACCTCGCCGTCGCCTGTGCGGTTGAAGCGCTGCTGAAGGATGAAGTGGAACGTATTCTCCTGGTACGCCCAGCGGTCGAAGCAGGGGAAAAACTGGGCTTCCTGCCCGGTGACCTGGCGCAAAAGGTCGATCCTTACCTGCGTCCGCTTTATGACGCTCTGTTCGAAATGCTGGGCTTCGAAACGGTCGGCAAGTTGATGGAGCGCGGTGTCATCGAGGTAGCGCCACTGGCCTTTATGCGCGGTCGCACATTGAACAATTCTTTTGTCATCCTCGATGAAAGCCAGAACACCACCCGTGAACAGATGAAGATGTTCCTCACACGCATCGGCTTCGGCACCACAGCAGTCATCACCGGCGATCCAACCCAGATTGACTTACCGCGCGGCCAACAATCCGGTTTGCGTCACGCTATTGAAGTGCTTGAGAATGTGGCCGGTATCAGCTTCACCCACTTCAACTCCAAAGACGTGGTTCGCCACCCACTGGTACAACGCATCGTTGAGGCTTACGACCAGTTCGAGCAGAAACCGGGCACGACCGACTGA
- a CDS encoding lysylphosphatidylglycerol synthase domain-containing protein — protein sequence MMRLNKDYVWPIIGLAAVGFSAWLLFHQLRDISFDDIVDSLNAIPVTGWLLSALATLLAYAALAGYDRLALLHLRKKISWGYIAAASFTAYAIGHNIGASVFSGAVVRYRAYTAKGLSGADVGVLVAFCSFTFTLGSILLGGIVLLIEPRLLNRFFEDLALWVPIASGVAMLAMVGLYVVGSSLRLKSLRIRNFRLQYPRLHIVLRQLIIGPLELIGAAAIIYFALPSASNPGFLLVLGIFLASFSAALVSHAPGGLGVLEVVFLLALPDVNPADVIAALLVFRLFYLLIPFALSLVIVLLFEHDQWLQRWRLARKPPKE from the coding sequence ATGATGAGGTTGAACAAGGACTACGTGTGGCCGATTATTGGACTGGCTGCGGTAGGATTTTCGGCTTGGTTGTTGTTCCATCAGCTACGCGACATCTCTTTCGACGATATCGTCGACAGCCTCAATGCAATACCTGTCACTGGCTGGCTGTTGTCAGCCCTCGCCACCCTTCTCGCCTACGCAGCCCTTGCTGGCTACGATCGTCTTGCCTTGCTCCACCTGCGTAAAAAAATATCCTGGGGTTATATCGCGGCGGCCTCATTTACTGCCTATGCCATCGGCCATAACATTGGCGCTTCGGTGTTTTCCGGTGCTGTGGTGCGCTACCGTGCCTACACAGCAAAGGGTTTGAGCGGCGCCGACGTCGGTGTGCTGGTGGCGTTCTGCTCGTTTACCTTCACCCTGGGTTCTATTCTGCTGGGTGGCATCGTGCTGCTGATTGAACCTCGGCTACTGAATCGCTTTTTTGAGGACCTAGCACTGTGGGTTCCCATTGCCAGTGGCGTAGCAATGCTGGCCATGGTGGGGCTTTACGTTGTCGGCAGCAGTCTGCGTCTCAAATCCTTGCGCATCCGTAATTTCCGTCTGCAGTATCCCCGTTTGCATATCGTGTTGCGTCAATTGATCATTGGTCCGTTGGAATTGATCGGCGCGGCAGCCATTATTTATTTTGCGTTGCCTTCCGCCAGCAACCCTGGTTTCCTTCTGGTATTGGGCATATTCCTCGCCTCCTTCTCCGCTGCGCTGGTCTCCCACGCGCCGGGTGGGCTCGGGGTGCTGGAGGTGGTGTTCCTGCTGGCGTTGCCGGATGTGAATCCCGCCGATGTGATAGCCGCGCTGCTGGTCTTCAGATTGTTTTATCTGCTGATTCCCTTCGCTTTATCGCTGGTGATCGTATTGTTGTTCGAGCATGACCAGTGGCTCCAGCGATGGCGCCTGGCTCGCAAACCACCGAAAGAGTAG
- the miaB gene encoding tRNA (N6-isopentenyl adenosine(37)-C2)-methylthiotransferase MiaB, with product MTTTETTTKKLYIKTHGCQMNEYDSSRMRDLLGESHNMVATENPEDADVILINTCSIREKAQEKLFHELGRWKQLKKKNPNLVIGVGGCVASQEGAAIAERAPYVDLIFGPQTLHRLPEMMETKRENGAVVVDISFPEIEKFDRLPQPDADGVSAFVSIMEGCSKYCTFCVVPYTRGEEVSRPMADVMAEIVHLAGQGVREVNLLGQNVNAYRGAGKDGTVVDLAELITYVAAVEGIDRIRFTTSHPVEFSDALIDVYNDVPELVSHLHLPVQSGSDRILMAMKRGHTALEYKSKLRRLKKIRPNISFSSDFIIGFPGETDADFEATMKLIHDMDFDTSFSFIYSPRPGTPAADLPDETPEEVKKQRLQILQDRLIQQAMGISRRMVGNTERILVNGYSRKDPGQLCGRTENNRVVNFRCDNPALIGKFADILIEEALPNSLRGTLISSELDADWC from the coding sequence ATGACCACCACCGAAACCACAACCAAGAAGCTGTACATCAAGACCCACGGTTGTCAGATGAACGAGTATGACTCCTCGCGCATGCGCGATTTGCTGGGGGAGTCGCACAACATGGTGGCGACGGAAAACCCGGAAGATGCGGACGTTATCCTGATTAATACCTGCTCCATCCGCGAAAAGGCGCAGGAAAAGTTGTTTCATGAGTTGGGCCGCTGGAAGCAGCTAAAAAAGAAGAATCCCAACCTGGTGATCGGCGTCGGTGGCTGTGTCGCCAGTCAGGAGGGCGCCGCCATTGCCGAGCGAGCGCCTTATGTTGACCTGATCTTCGGCCCGCAAACCCTGCACCGCCTGCCGGAAATGATGGAGACCAAGCGCGAAAACGGTGCTGTGGTGGTGGATATCAGTTTTCCCGAGATTGAAAAATTCGACCGCCTGCCCCAGCCCGATGCAGATGGTGTCAGTGCCTTTGTGTCGATTATGGAAGGTTGCTCCAAATACTGTACCTTCTGCGTCGTTCCTTATACCCGCGGTGAAGAAGTGAGCCGCCCGATGGCCGATGTCATGGCCGAGATTGTCCACCTGGCCGGTCAAGGTGTACGTGAGGTGAATTTACTCGGTCAGAACGTGAACGCCTATCGCGGTGCCGGTAAAGACGGCACGGTGGTGGATCTGGCGGAGCTGATTACATATGTGGCGGCCGTTGAGGGTATCGACCGCATCCGTTTCACCACCTCGCATCCGGTGGAATTCAGTGATGCCTTGATTGATGTATACAACGACGTGCCCGAGCTGGTCAGCCACTTGCATCTGCCCGTTCAAAGTGGCTCCGACCGCATTCTTATGGCGATGAAACGCGGCCACACGGCGCTCGAATACAAATCCAAACTGCGTCGCCTGAAGAAAATTCGTCCCAACATCAGCTTCTCATCCGATTTTATTATCGGCTTTCCCGGCGAGACAGATGCGGACTTCGAAGCCACCATGAAGTTGATCCACGATATGGACTTCGACACCTCCTTCAGCTTTATCTACAGCCCACGTCCAGGCACCCCCGCAGCCGACTTGCCGGATGAAACACCGGAAGAGGTCAAGAAGCAACGCCTGCAAATACTGCAAGACCGCCTGATCCAGCAAGCTATGGGTATCAGCAGACGGATGGTCGGCAACACAGAGCGCATACTGGTCAACGGCTATTCGCGCAAAGACCCCGGCCAATTATGCGGTCGCACGGAAAACAACCGCGTGGTGAATTTCCGCTGCGATAACCCGGCGTTGATCGGTAAGTTTGCGGATATCCTGATCGAGGAAGCGCTGCCCAATTCATTGCGCGGTACCTTGATCAGTTCGGAGCTTGATGCTGATTGGTGCTGA
- a CDS encoding DUF1820 family protein — MAVKPTYKVIFLNQGQVYEVFARAIYQSEMYGFIEVEEFVFGERSQLLVDPAEERLKNEFAGVKRSYIPMHAIVRIDEVEKEGSAKISEFKGSDKVAQFPYGGFIPNPGSGE; from the coding sequence ATGGCAGTTAAACCCACTTACAAGGTCATTTTCCTTAATCAAGGGCAGGTGTATGAGGTCTTTGCTCGGGCCATATACCAGAGCGAGATGTATGGATTTATCGAAGTTGAGGAGTTTGTCTTTGGCGAGCGCAGTCAGCTGCTGGTTGATCCGGCGGAAGAGCGCTTGAAGAATGAATTTGCAGGCGTGAAACGCTCTTATATTCCCATGCATGCCATTGTGCGCATTGATGAAGTGGAAAAAGAAGGTTCAGCCAAGATCAGCGAATTCAAGGGCAGCGACAAGGTAGCCCAGTTTCCCTACGGCGGTTTTATACCTAATCCTGGCTCGGGAGAGTAG
- a CDS encoding DUF2214 family protein, whose product MMAEALVTYLHYLGFMVLFAALVAQHLLFVTEANPQQIKRLFILDGMYGGAAILVLLTGLGKVFWVGKPAIFYAQNGLFHAKVTLFVIVALLSIWPTLVFFKARRRSANLPPDTLMPLPAKIRLVQRIELLAVVLLPLLAVFMARA is encoded by the coding sequence ATGATGGCGGAAGCGTTGGTAACTTATCTGCACTACTTGGGTTTTATGGTGTTGTTTGCGGCGTTGGTTGCCCAGCACCTGCTGTTTGTGACGGAAGCGAACCCTCAGCAAATCAAACGTCTTTTTATTCTGGATGGTATGTATGGTGGCGCCGCTATCCTGGTGTTGCTAACGGGGTTGGGTAAGGTGTTCTGGGTGGGCAAGCCCGCGATCTTTTATGCCCAGAATGGATTGTTTCATGCAAAGGTTACGCTGTTTGTCATTGTGGCCTTGTTGTCCATCTGGCCTACGCTGGTGTTTTTCAAAGCGCGTAGACGCTCGGCTAATCTGCCCCCGGATACCCTGATGCCCCTCCCGGCCAAAATCCGACTGGTGCAACGTATCGAGTTGCTGGCTGTTGTGCTCTTGCCCTTGCTTGCCGTCTTCATGGCGCGCGCCTGA